Proteins found in one Brachyspira murdochii DSM 12563 genomic segment:
- a CDS encoding N-6 DNA methylase: MNKLKSSKYKNLYNILKNVAYKHTIAKVFYDFIAMTALNIAIGISLNMEDKEKRIEQFKKIAVAYDENEMEFFNAFKLGLVNEYQSNRYQDVLGVLFQELELKNDFKGQFFTPYELSYCMNKINFDKSLLESKSFIYCNEPAAGSGGIVIASCQIVEELGYNYAEKLIWNINDLDLMCVYMSFIQLNLIGASALIQHCNTLSMEVFDRFYTLGYILNRCGERLRIEKKCNKMLELIKDI; the protein is encoded by the coding sequence ATGAATAAATTAAAATCATCTAAATATAAAAATCTGTATAACATATTAAAGAATGTTGCTTATAAACATACAATAGCTAAAGTATTTTATGATTTTATAGCTATGACAGCATTAAATATTGCAATAGGAATAAGTCTTAATATGGAAGATAAGGAAAAAAGAATAGAACAATTTAAAAAAATTGCTGTTGCTTATGATGAAAATGAAATGGAGTTTTTTAATGCATTTAAATTAGGATTAGTAAATGAATACCAGAGTAACAGATATCAGGATGTATTAGGAGTTTTATTTCAAGAACTTGAATTAAAAAATGATTTCAAAGGTCAATTTTTTACACCTTATGAATTATCATACTGTATGAATAAAATTAATTTTGATAAATCATTATTGGAAAGTAAATCTTTTATTTACTGCAATGAACCAGCAGCAGGAAGCGGAGGAATTGTTATAGCTTCATGTCAGATAGTAGAAGAATTAGGCTATAATTATGCAGAAAAATTAATATGGAATATTAATGATTTAGATTTGATGTGTGTATATATGTCATTTATACAATTAAACTTAATAGGAGCTTCTGCTTTAATACAGCATTGCAATACATTAAGTATGGAAGTTTTTGATAGGTTTTATACACTCGGATATATTTTAAATAGATGCGGTGAAAGACTTCGGATAGAAAAAAAGTGCAATAAAATGTTGGAATTAATAAAAGATATATAA